Proteins encoded together in one Miscanthus floridulus cultivar M001 chromosome 16, ASM1932011v1, whole genome shotgun sequence window:
- the LOC136510848 gene encoding aquaporin SIP1-2-like, with amino-acid sequence MAMDAALRAAAADAVVTFLWVLCVSTLGASTAAVTSYLKLQGVHYALLVTVSLLSVLLFAFNILCDALGGASFNPTGVAAFYAAGVTSPSLFSVALRLPAQAAGAVGGALAIS; translated from the exons ATGGCGATGGACGCGGCGCTGCGGGCGGCTGCCGCTGACGCGGTGGTGACGTTCCTATGGGTGCTGTGCGTCTCCACGCTGGGGGCCTCGACGGCGGCGGTGACGTCCTACCTGAAGTTGCAGGGCGTCCACTACGCGCTCCTGGTCACCGTCTCCCTCCTCTCCGTCCTCCTCTTCGCCTTCAATATCCTCTGCGACGCACTCGGCGGCGCCAGCTTCAACCCCACCGGCGTCGCCGCCTTCTACGCCGCCGGAGTCACCAGCCCCTCCCTCTTCTCCGTCGCGCTCCGATTACCGGCACAG GCCGCAGGCGCTGTGGGCGGCGCTCTTGCCATCTCGTAG
- the LOC136511584 gene encoding transcription termination factor MTERF4, chloroplastic translates to MMKSLLFSAHPTPPLLPAPRLRRLLRFRASSSASASASASAPPQADRRSPRPAPSRRLSSSLYARPSLLDMERERATRRADVDAFLASLGVDPGELAGLELPVTVDVMRERAEFLGSLGLTREDLAAYPLALGCSVRKNMVPVLDYLGKLGVRRDVLPDLLRRYPQVLHASVVVDLAPVVKYLQGMDVRPADVPRVLERYPELLGFKLEGTMSTSIAYLVGIGVGRRQIGSVITRFPEVLGMRVGKIIKPFVEHLEGIGLQRLAVARIIEKKPYVLGFGLEEKVKPNTDALMDFGVRKEALASIVMQYPDILGLELRDKLVAQQSLFESSILVSREDFGRVVERMPQAISLGRAAVLKHVNFLTACGFMLSQVSKMVVACPQLLALNMDIMRMNFEYFKNEMERDLEELVEFPAFFTYGLESTVRPRHEMVSWKGFTCSLAWLLNCSDAKFDERMKYDTIGVEEMEREDSSDMNASVEEIESEEYEDSDYDDSDDEFV, encoded by the coding sequence ATGATGAAGTCCCTCCTCTTCTCCGCCCATCCCACGCCGCCGCTCCTCCCCGCCCCCCGCCTTCGCAGGCTCCTCCGCTTCcgcgcctcctcctcggcctccgcctccgcctccgcctccgcgccgcCCCAAGCCGACCGCCGCTCCCCCCGGCCGGCGCCGTCGCGCCGCCTATCCTCCTCCCTCTACGCGCGCCCCAGCCTCCTCGACATGGAGCGCGAGCGCGCCACCCGCCGCGCCGACGTTgacgccttcctcgcctccctcggCGTCGACCCGGGCGAACTCGCGGGTCTCGAGCTCCCCGTCACCGTCGACGTCATGCGGGAGCGCGCCGAGTTCCTGGGTTCCCTCGGGCTCACCCGCgaggacctcgccgcctaccCTCTCGCTCTCGGCTGCAGCGTGCGCAAGAACATGGTCCCCGTCCTCGACTATCTCGGCAAGCTCGGCGTCCGCCGCGATGTGCTCCCGGACCTGCTGAGACGGTACCCGCAGGTTCTACACGCCAGCGTCGTCGTCGACCTTGCCCCCGTCGTCAAGTATCTCCAGGGTATGGACGTGAGGCCCGCTGACGTGCCGCGCGTGCTCGAGCGCTATCCGGAGCTCCTCGGGTTCAAGCTCGAGGGCACCATGAGCACTTCCATCGCCTACCTCGTCGGCATTGGAGTGGGGAGGCGTCAGATAGGCAGCGTCATCACCCGTTTTCCAGAGGTGCTTGGTATGCGCGTGGGGAAGATAATAAAGCCTTTCGTCGAACACCTTGAGGGCATTGGTCTGCAGAGGTTAGCTGTTGCAAGAATAATAGAGAAGAAGCCATATGTACTTGGATTTGGGCTAGAGGAGAAGGTGAAGCCTAACACTGACGCTCTTATGGACTTTGGAGTGAGGAAGGAGGCTCTAGCATCCATTGTGATGCAGTACCCTGACATTCTTGGACTTGAACTGAGGGACAAGCTTGTTGCACAGCAGAGCTTGTTTGAGTCGAGCATTTTGGTTAGCCGTGAAGATTTTGGGAGAGTAGTCGAGAGGATGCCGCAAGCCATTAGTCTTGGACGAGCTGCGGTTCTGAAGCATGTTAATTTCCTCACAGCTTGTGGATTTATGCTCTCTCAAGTGAGCAAAATGGTTGTGGCATGCCCCCAACTGCTCGCACTAAATATGGATATAATGAGGATGAATTTCGAATACTTCAAGAATGAGATGGAGAGGGATTTGGAGGAGCTGGTTGAGTTCCCTGCGTTCTTCACATATGGCCTCGAGTCGACTGTGAGGCCTCGGCATGAGATGGTGTCCTGGAAGGGCTTCACATGCTCTCTTGCATGGCTTCTTAACTGTTCTGATGCCAAATTTGATGAGCGCATGAAGTATGACACAATTGGGGTTGAGGAAATGGAGCGTGAGGATTCTTCTGACATGAATGCATCTGTGgaggagatagagagtgaggagtACGAAGACAGCGATTATGATGACTCTGATGATGAGTTTGTTTGA